One window of the Saccopteryx bilineata isolate mSacBil1 chromosome 2, mSacBil1_pri_phased_curated, whole genome shotgun sequence genome contains the following:
- the INHBE gene encoding inhibin beta E chain gives MGLLDVQLQLVLLWALMWVQGARSLCPSCGGLTLAPQAERAIVLELAKQQILEGLHLTSRPRITNPPPQAALTRALQRLQQGSVAPTNGGEVISFATTTDSSTSTCNSMLTFHLSTPRFHHPYHMCLWLHVRPTLPSTLYLRIFRLGTRRRHRAPCNFLAEHQITTPGWHALTLPSSGLSGERSSVLRLQLECRPLEGNSTTAGQPLLQQLLDTEGNQRPFLEFKIQPNELGASRARRRTPTCEPETPLCCKRDHYVDFQELGWRDWILQPEGYQLNYCSGQCPSHLAGSPGIAASFHSAVFSLLKANNPWPLGTSCCVPTARRPLSLLYLNQDGNVVKTDVPDMVVEACGCS, from the exons ATGGGGCTCCTTGATGTCCAGCTCCAGCTGGTGTTGCTGTGGGCCCTGATGTGGGTGCAGGGGGCAAGGTCTCTGTGTCCCTCCTGTGGGGGTCTCACTCTGGCGCCCCAAGCAGAACGAGCTATAGTCCTGGAGCTAGCTAAGCAGCAAATTCTGGAGGGTCTGCACCTGACCAGTCGTCCCAGAATAACTAATCCTCCACCCCAGGCAGCACTGACCAGAGCTCTCCAGAGACTACAGCAGGGAAGTGTGGCTCCGACGAATGGGGGAGAAGTCATCAGCTTTGCTACCACCACAG ACTCCTCCACTTCAACCTGCAATTCCATGCTCACCTTCCACCTGTCTACTCCTCGGTTCCACCATCCATACCATATGTGCCTATGGCTGCATGTGCGCCCCACCCTTCCTAGCACTCTTTACTTAAGAATCTTCCGATTGGGCACAAGAAGGAGACACAGAGCGCCCTGCAACTTCCTGGCTGAGCACCAAATTACAACCCCTGGCTGGCATGCCCTGACTCTGCCCTCTAGTGGCCTGAGCGGTGAGAGGTCTAGTGTACTGAGACTCCAACTGGAATGCAGACCCCTAGAAGGCAACAGCACAACTGCCGGACAACCCCTCCTCCAACAACTCCTGGACACAGAGGGAAACCAGCGGCCCTTCCTGGAGTTTAAGATCCAGCCCAATGAGCTGGGAGCCAGCCGGGCCAGGAGGAGGACTCCCACCTGTGAGCCTGAGACTCCCTTATGTTGTAAGCGAGACCATTACGTAGACTTCCAGGAACTGGGATGGCGGGACTGGATCCTGCAGCCTGAGGGGTACCAGCTGAATTACTGCAGTGGGCAGTGCCCCTCTCACCTAGCTGGCAGCCCAGGCATTGCTGCCTCCTTCCATTCGGCTGTCTTCAGCCTCCTCAAGGCCAACAACCCTTGGCCCTTGGGTACCTCCTGCTGTGTCCCTACTGCCCGAaggcctctctccctcctctaccTAAATCAGGATGGCAATGTGGTCAAGACAGATGTGCCAGATATGGTGGTGGAGGCCTGTGGCTGCAGCTAG
- the GLI1 gene encoding zinc finger protein GLI1, with protein MFNSMTPPPVSSYGEPCCLRPLPSQGALSTGTEGMSGLPFCHQANLMSGPHNYGPTRDTNSCTEAPLFPPPWSGVKLTKKRALSISPLSDASLDLQTVIRTSPSSLVAFINSHCASPGGSYGHLSISTMSPSLGFPPQMNHQKGTSPSFGVQPCGPHDPTHGGMMPHPQSRGPLPTCQLKSELDMLVSKYPEEPLEGDVSSPNSTGTQDPLLGMLDGREDMEREEKPEPESVYETDCRWDGCSQEFDSQEQLVHHINSEHIHGERKEFVCHWGGCSRELRPFKAQYMLVVHMRRHTGEKPHKCTFEGCRKSYSRLENLKTHLRSHTGEKPYMCEHEGCSKAFSNASDRAKHQNRTHSNEKPYVCKLPGCTKRYTDPSSLRKHVKTVHGPDAHVTKRHRGDGPLPRAPSLSTVEPKRERDGGPIREESKLTVPEGARKPQPSPGAQSSCSSDHSPAGSAANTDSGVEMTGNTGGSTEDLSSLDEGPCIAGTGLSTLRRLENLRLDQLHQLRPIGPRGLKLPSLTHTGTPVSRRLAPPVSLDRRSSSSSSISSAYTVSRRSSLASPFPPVSPPENEASSLPGLTPTQHYLLRARYASARGGDSTPPAAASSLDQMRGLPGPSWRSRTEYPGYNPNAGVTRRASDPARVADHPAPARVQRFKSLGCVHTPPTMAGGGRNFDPQLQTSVYSPQPPSITENVAVDTRGLRGEPEVGTSIMGSGLNPYVDFPPADTLGYGGPEGTAAEPYGARDPGSLPLGPGPPTNYGHSPCPQQISYPDPTPETWSEFPANSGLYSGPKAPPGAYSQCPRLEHYGHVQVKPEQGCPMGSDSTGLAPCLNAHANEGPSCPQTLFSHYPQPPPQYPQSSPYTQPPPDYLPSESRPGPNFDHSTHSTGQFKAQLVCNYVQSQQELLWEGGGRGDLLVQEPLYQSPKFLGGSQVSPSPAKAPVATYGPGFAPNLPNHKSGSYPTPSPCHENFAVGGNKPSHRAAAPPPRLLPPLPTCFGPLKAGGTNPSCGHPEVGRLGGGPALYPPPEGQVCNPLDSLDLDNTQLDFVAILDEAQGLSPPLSHNQGDSSEHTSPPSGAPNMAVGNMSVLLGSLPGETQFLNSSA; from the exons ATGTTCAACTCGATGACCCCACCACCAGTCAGTAGCTATGGCGAGCCCTGCTGTCTCAGGCCTCTCCCCAGTCAGGGGGCCCTGAGCACGGGGACAGAAG gAATGTCTGGTCTGCCCTTCTGCCATCAGGCCAACCTCATGTCTGGCCCCCACAATTATGGGCCAACCAGAGACACCAACAGCTGCACAGAGG cccctctctttcctcctccctggaGTGGAGTCAAATTGACCAAGAAGCGGGCACTCTCCATTTCACCTCTGTCAGATGCCAGCCTGGACCTGCAGACAGTAATCCGAACCTCACCCAGCTCCCTGGTGGCCTTCATCAACTCACATTGTGCCTCTCCGGGGGGCTCCTATGGTCACCTCTCTATCAGCACGATGAG cccaTCTCTGGGATTCCCACCCCAGATGAATCACCAAAAAGGGACCTCGCCATCCTTTGGGGTCCAACCCTGCGGTCCCCATGACCCCACTCACGGGGGGATGATGCCACATCCTCAGTCCCGGGGACCTCTCCCAACTTGCCAG TTGAAGTCTGAGCTGGACATGCTGGTTAGCAAGTACCCAGAGGAACCCTTGGAAGGTGACGTGTCCAGCCCCAACTCCACAGGCACACAG GATCCCCTGCTGGGGATGCTGGATGGGCGGGAAgacatggagagagaggagaagcctgAACCTGAATCTGTGTATGAGACTGACTGCCGCTGGGATGGCTGCAGCCAGGAATTTgactcccaggaacagctggtgCAC CACATCAACAGCGAGCACATCCATGGAGAGCGGAAGGAGTTCGTGTGCCATTGGGGGGGCTGCTCCAGGGAGCTGAGGCCCTTCAAAGCCCAGTACATGCTGGTGGTCCACATGCGCAGACATACGGGCGAGAAGCCGCACAAGTGCACG TTTGAGGGATGCCGGAAGTCATACTCACGCCTCGAAAATCTGAAGACGCACTTGCGGTCACATACGGGTGAGAAGCCATACATGTGTGAGCACGAGGGCTGCAGTAAAGCCTTCAGCAATGCCAGTGACCGAGCCAAGCACCAGAATCGGACCCACTCCAATGAG AAGCCATATGTGTGTAAGCTCCCTGGCTGCACCAAACGCTACACGGATCCCAGCTCACTCCGGAAACATGTCAAGACAGTGCATGGTCCTGACGCCCACGTGACCAAGAGACATCGAGGGGATGGCCCCCTGCCGCGGGCACCATCCCTTTCCACAGTGGAGCCCAAGAGGGAGCGGGATGGAGGCCCCATCAGGGAGGAGAGTAAACTGACTGTGCCTGAGGGTGCCAGG AAGCCACAGCCAAGCCCTGGGGCCCAGTCATCCTGCAGCAGTGACCACTCCCCAGCGGGCAGCGCAGCCAATACAGACAGTGGTGTGGAAATGACTGGAAACACAGGGGGCAGCACTGAGGACCTGTCCAGCTTGGACGAGGGGCCTTGCATTGCTGGCACTGGTCTGTCTACTCTTCGCCGCCTTGAGAACCTCAGGCTGGACCAGCTACATCAGCTCCGGCCAATAGGGCCCCGGGGCCTCAAACTGCCCAGCTTGACCCACACCG GCACCCCTGTGTCCCGCCGTCTGGCCCCCCCAGTTTCTCTTGACCGCCGCAGCAGCAGCTCCAGCAGCATCAGCTCAGCCTATACTGTCAGCCGCCGCTCCTCCCTGGCCTCCCCTTTTCCTCCTGTTTCTCCACCAGAAAATGAAGCATCCTCTCTGCCTGGTCTCACACCCACCCAGCACTACCTGCTACGGGCAAGATATGCTTCAGCCAGGGGAGGTGATAGCACCCCACCTGCTGCGGCATCCAGCCTAGATCAAATGAGAGGTCTTCCTGGACCTTCTTGGAGAAGCCGAACTGAGTATCCAGGATACAACCCCAATGCAGGAGTCACTCGGAGGGCCAGTGACCCAGCCCGAGTTGCTGACCACCCAGCCCCAGCCAGAGTCCAGCGGTTCAAGAGCTTGGGTTGTGTTCACACACCCCCCACCATGGCAGGGGGAGGACGAAACTTCGATCCCCAACTCCAAACCTCTGTCTATTCACCACAGCCCCCCAGCATCACTGAGAATGTTGCTGTGGATACCAGAGGGCTAAGGGGGGAGCCAGAGGTTGGGACTTCCATAATGGGCAGTGGTCTGAATCCCTATGTGGACTTCCCACCTGCTGATACACTAGGTTATGGGGGACCTGAGGGGACAGCAGCTGAGCCTTATGGAGCTAGGGATCCAGGCTCCCTGCCTCTTGGACCTGGTCCACCCACCAACTATGGCCACAGCCCCTGTCCCCAGCAGATCTCCTATCCTGACCCCACCCCAGAAACATGGAGTGAGTTCCCTGCCAACTCTGGGCTGTACTCAGGCCCCAAGGCTCCACCTGGAGCCTACAGCCAGTGTCCTCGCCTTGAACATTATGGACATGTGCAGGTAAAGCCAGAACAGGGGTGTCCAATGGGTTCTGATTCCACAGGATTGGCACCCTGCCTCAATGCCCACGCCAATGAGGGGCCTTCATGCCCACAGACTCTGTTCTCCCACTACCCCCAGCCTCCTCCACAATATCCCCAGTCAAGCCCCTATACCCAACCACCTCCTGATTATCTTCCTTCAGAATCCAGGCCTGGCCCCAATTTTGATCACTCCACTCACTCCACAGGACAGTTCAAGGCTCAGCTTGTGTGTAATTATGTTCAGTCTCAACAGGAGCTGCTGTGGGAGGGTGGAGGCAGGGGAGATCTCCTAGTCCAGGAACCTCTCTACCAGAGTCCCAAGTTTCTCGGGGGTTCCCAGGTTAGTCCAAGCCCTGCCAAGGCCCCAGTGGCCACATATGGACCTGGCTTTGCACCTAACTTGCCCAATCACAAGTCAGGTTCCTATCCTACCCCTTCACCATGCCATGAAAATTTTGCAGTGGGGGGAAACAAGCCTTCCCATAGGGCAGCAGCACCACCACCCAGACTTCTGCCCCCACTGCCCACTTGCTTTGGGCCCCTAAAAGCAGGGGGCACCAACCCCAGCTGTGGCCACCCTGAGGTGGGCAGGTTGGGAGGGGGTCCTGCCTTGTACCCTCCCCCTGAAGGACAAGTATGTAACCCCCTGGACTCTCTGGATCTTGACAACACTCAGCTGGACTTTGTGGCTATTCTGGATGAGGCTCAGGGGCTGAGTCCTCCCCTATCCCATAATCAAGGGGACagctctgaacacacctcacctCCCTCTGGAGCCCCCAACATGGCTGTGGGCAACATGAGTGTCTTACTGGGATCCCTGCCTGGTGAGACACAATTTCTCAACTCTAGTGCCTAA